Proteins encoded together in one uncultured Desulfobacter sp. window:
- a CDS encoding PAS domain S-box protein has protein sequence MTRGIELFFTLFNNLAIFIALIAFYHYLLRKCHKSFWVHRQLLLGISFGVFAIGCMYSRISISEGVIIDQRNTIIILSGTFGGPVSVVISAAITAAFRLYLGGTGVFGGIVNIAMAAMVGTILHRFKNNFESIKKTAVISLFATLTIFPGFLFVEDLQTGWALLKAVGLPFGTATYLGVFLIGIMLKKQEQSVVIEQSFRKSQERLKLALAGANDGYWDWDLKTDTVYYSRRYKEILGYTDAEFPDIRESWAKHVHPEDVEPARAILQQLIDGEAEHAVHEFRMRHKDGSLRWILSRGTGVKDDNGMVFRLTGTQTDITERKRQEKELQESELRFQSVIDASPVPFTIEDDSGKFIYMNPAFTDTFGYTLDDIPHINDLWPTVYPDPAYRKKIKREVLKRFKLSAQEQQHLHPLEARVYCKDGSFRTVLISIATLGDTFQKLRLGILFDVTLIRRISERLQTILANTSDGMHVLDEQGCIVEFSKSFSHMLGYTAEETAQLHMSDWDMYAPLEKISSWIQTSINNPTTIETRHRRKNGEMLDVEINARGIILDGQPLLYASSRDITARKRAENRLKQALLEQSAILENANVGIIQVKDRRIVKCNKKMLQIFGYDDEEMINKSTRLFYSSQKHQDEVLQKIDPIIFGGGVYSSERELPRKDGSLVWVKISGTAIDIEAPESGSIWVFEDISEVKAREQELQEAKTAAEQANKLKSEFLANMSHEIRTPINGVIGMTELLLDTQLSTEQLHYANAIRSSGKLLLGLINDILDFSKIEAGKLEMETIDFDLLSLLGDFLDSMAPRAHKKNLELLCSVAQGTPTALRGDPGRLRQVLNNLTGNAIKFTETGEILIKVSVVKDNEKECRIRIVINDTGIGIPEDKLALLFDKFSQVDASTTRRYGGTGLGLAIAKQLVELMDGDIGVSSHERRGSKFWFTVKLEKRNVRESDRQPVPVDLQGLRILVVDDNATNRDILTTQLMAWGMRPEQSPNGPQALVELKKAFDAKDPYTLAAIDMQMPDMDGKTLGRAIKNDPMLASIHLIMLTSMGRGGDAGRFEQAGFDAYANKPIRQRDFLSILVKTVSGGSTAAPRALVTRPSAREKRHLFTRNARVLVVEDNDVNRQVAVGSLVNLGLKADAVASGIEAIKALMRIPYDLVFMDIQMPGMDGFQATRRIRNPETGILNNNIPIIAMTAHAMQGDREKCVSSGMNDYITKPIDKNMLLEVLKRRLPAFTSPSPVIQPNTSMTDDDIPELPGIAIQEALKSLDMDFNTYKIYLLAFRQDAENAIGALEEKTESNIPEDVSALAHKLAGTAGNVRAFQVEKAAAKLEQATEQGDIPVTLVDELKKSLQTFIDSVKPLEKIETIDKTGNIDLNTAYQYMDKIKALITSSDVVEADLILGLTNALGGGIDPRVIDRLKNSLQDFDYQEADEAVRSIKAWMDNQSSEGKGI, from the coding sequence ATGACCCGCGGCATCGAATTATTCTTTACCTTATTTAACAATCTGGCAATATTCATAGCCTTGATTGCCTTTTATCACTATTTGCTCCGTAAATGTCACAAATCGTTTTGGGTACATCGTCAATTACTGCTCGGGATCTCATTCGGTGTATTCGCCATCGGCTGCATGTATTCCCGAATTTCTATATCAGAAGGCGTAATTATTGACCAGAGAAATACCATCATTATCCTGAGCGGCACTTTTGGCGGGCCGGTATCTGTAGTCATCAGTGCTGCCATAACCGCTGCGTTTCGACTCTATCTTGGGGGAACAGGCGTTTTCGGAGGCATCGTGAATATCGCAATGGCTGCAATGGTGGGCACAATTCTACACCGATTTAAAAATAATTTCGAATCCATAAAAAAAACGGCCGTAATTTCCTTATTTGCAACCTTGACGATATTCCCGGGATTCCTTTTTGTTGAAGATCTTCAAACCGGTTGGGCACTATTAAAGGCCGTCGGGTTGCCGTTTGGCACAGCAACTTACCTGGGGGTATTTCTCATCGGCATTATGTTAAAAAAGCAGGAGCAAAGCGTTGTCATTGAACAATCTTTCCGAAAAAGCCAAGAACGACTGAAACTGGCCTTGGCAGGTGCAAACGACGGTTATTGGGATTGGGATCTAAAAACCGATACCGTTTACTATTCCCGCCGTTATAAAGAGATCCTGGGGTACACGGATGCGGAATTTCCCGACATCAGGGAATCCTGGGCAAAACACGTACATCCCGAGGATGTGGAGCCTGCCAGGGCAATCTTACAACAACTCATTGACGGCGAGGCCGAGCATGCCGTGCATGAATTTCGTATGCGGCACAAAGACGGATCACTGCGTTGGATCCTAAGCCGGGGAACTGGCGTAAAAGATGATAACGGGATGGTTTTCAGGTTGACAGGGACTCAAACCGATATCACTGAACGTAAGCGACAGGAAAAAGAACTCCAGGAGAGTGAACTGCGTTTCCAATCCGTTATAGATGCATCGCCCGTGCCTTTTACGATAGAAGACGATTCCGGTAAATTCATTTACATGAATCCCGCCTTCACTGACACCTTCGGCTATACCCTGGATGACATACCCCATATAAACGACTTGTGGCCTACGGTATATCCCGACCCAGCATATCGAAAAAAAATTAAACGCGAAGTGTTAAAGAGATTTAAGCTGTCCGCCCAGGAACAACAACACCTTCACCCCTTGGAAGCCCGTGTTTACTGCAAAGACGGCTCGTTCCGTACGGTTTTAATATCTATAGCCACGCTGGGCGATACGTTTCAAAAGTTGCGCTTAGGTATCCTTTTTGACGTGACATTGATCCGTCGCATTTCCGAACGACTGCAGACAATTCTGGCCAACACCAGTGACGGCATGCACGTCCTGGATGAGCAGGGATGTATCGTTGAGTTCAGCAAATCCTTTTCACACATGCTCGGCTACACCGCAGAAGAGACAGCTCAATTACACATGAGCGACTGGGATATGTACGCGCCCCTTGAAAAAATTTCCTCTTGGATTCAAACGAGTATAAACAACCCGACAACCATCGAGACCCGGCACCGCCGTAAAAACGGAGAGATGCTGGACGTTGAGATCAATGCAAGAGGGATTATTTTAGACGGACAGCCGTTGCTGTATGCTTCCAGCCGCGATATCACGGCACGTAAACGGGCCGAAAATCGACTCAAACAGGCGCTGCTGGAACAAAGTGCCATCTTAGAAAACGCCAACGTCGGCATCATCCAGGTCAAAGATCGCAGAATAGTAAAATGCAACAAAAAAATGCTCCAAATATTCGGATATGACGACGAAGAGATGATCAATAAAAGTACCCGCTTATTCTATTCTTCCCAGAAGCATCAGGACGAAGTTCTTCAAAAAATCGATCCAATTATTTTTGGCGGCGGGGTATACTCGTCCGAGAGAGAGCTCCCCCGCAAAGACGGCTCGCTTGTATGGGTAAAAATTTCCGGCACGGCCATTGATATTGAGGCGCCGGAATCCGGCAGTATCTGGGTATTTGAAGATATCAGTGAAGTCAAAGCCAGGGAACAGGAACTTCAGGAGGCCAAAACCGCAGCCGAGCAAGCAAATAAATTAAAATCCGAATTTTTGGCCAATATGAGCCATGAAATCCGCACGCCCATCAACGGCGTAATCGGTATGACCGAATTGCTTTTAGATACCCAGCTCTCAACGGAACAACTGCACTACGCCAACGCCATTCGTTCCAGTGGGAAACTCCTTCTTGGACTGATAAACGACATTCTTGATTTTTCAAAAATTGAAGCAGGCAAATTGGAGATGGAGACCATTGACTTTGATCTTTTAAGCCTGCTGGGTGATTTTCTGGACAGCATGGCCCCCAGGGCCCACAAAAAAAACCTGGAATTGCTTTGCTCCGTAGCCCAGGGGACGCCAACCGCCCTGAGAGGCGATCCGGGCCGATTGCGCCAGGTGCTGAACAATCTGACAGGCAATGCCATCAAATTTACGGAGACAGGGGAAATTCTGATCAAGGTGTCTGTGGTCAAAGACAATGAAAAAGAGTGCCGGATCCGTATTGTTATCAACGACACCGGCATCGGCATTCCCGAAGATAAACTTGCGCTGCTTTTTGATAAATTCAGCCAGGTCGATGCATCCACCACGCGCAGATACGGGGGAACCGGCCTTGGTCTGGCGATTGCCAAACAACTGGTTGAACTGATGGACGGTGACATCGGTGTCTCCAGCCATGAGAGGCGCGGCTCGAAGTTCTGGTTCACTGTAAAGCTTGAGAAACGCAATGTCAGAGAGTCCGATCGGCAACCGGTGCCGGTGGATCTGCAAGGTTTGCGCATTCTGGTCGTAGATGACAATGCAACCAACCGCGACATCCTTACCACGCAGCTTATGGCCTGGGGTATGCGCCCTGAACAATCGCCCAATGGTCCCCAGGCCCTGGTCGAACTAAAAAAGGCCTTTGATGCGAAAGATCCCTACACGCTTGCCGCTATTGACATGCAGATGCCTGATATGGATGGAAAAACACTTGGGCGTGCCATAAAAAATGATCCAATGCTTGCCTCAATACACCTCATTATGCTCACGTCCATGGGCAGAGGGGGGGATGCCGGGCGATTTGAACAGGCCGGTTTTGATGCTTATGCAAACAAACCCATTCGACAAAGGGATTTTCTTTCTATTTTAGTCAAGACGGTATCCGGGGGATCAACCGCCGCCCCCAGAGCCCTGGTAACCCGCCCCTCAGCCCGTGAAAAACGGCATCTTTTTACCCGGAATGCACGTGTGCTTGTTGTCGAAGACAACGATGTAAACCGGCAAGTGGCCGTTGGTTCATTGGTAAATCTGGGTCTGAAGGCAGATGCGGTAGCCAGCGGTATTGAGGCAATTAAGGCCCTTATGCGCATCCCATATGATCTTGTATTTATGGACATTCAGATGCCCGGCATGGATGGTTTCCAGGCAACCCGCCGTATTCGTAATCCAGAAACAGGTATTCTTAACAATAACATTCCAATCATTGCCATGACCGCCCATGCCATGCAGGGTGACAGGGAAAAATGCGTGTCAAGTGGAATGAACGATTACATAACCAAGCCGATTGATAAAAATATGTTGCTTGAGGTGTTGAAACGGAGGCTGCCCGCATTTACTTCCCCCTCACCTGTTATTCAACCGAACACATCAATGACGGACGACGATATCCCTGAACTTCCCGGAATTGCCATTCAAGAGGCGTTAAAATCCCTGGACATGGATTTTAACACATACAAAATTTATCTACTGGCTTTCCGGCAAGACGCAGAAAACGCCATTGGCGCGCTTGAGGAAAAGACTGAAAGTAATATCCCGGAGGATGTTTCAGCCCTGGCCCATAAGCTTGCAGGCACCGCGGGCAATGTGCGCGCGTTTCAGGTAGAAAAGGCAGCAGCCAAACTTGAACAGGCAACCGAGCAAGGTGACATTCCTGTGACCTTGGTCGATGAACTTAAAAAGTCGCTGCAGACCTTCATTGACTCTGTAAAACCCCTGGAAAAAATTGAAACAATAGATAAAACTGGGAACATTGACTTGAACACAGCTTATCAGTATATGGATAAAATAAAAGCGCTCATCACCAGCAGTGACGTTGTGGAGGCGGATCTGATCCTGGGCTTGACGAATGCCCTGGGAGGCGGCATTGACCCAAGAGTTATAGACAGGCTTAAAAACAGCCTGCAGGACTTTGATTATCAGGAAGCCGATGAAGCCGTCAGATCAATTAAAGCCTGGATGGATAATCAATCTTCCGAGGGAAAAGGTATATGA